The following proteins are co-located in the Chloroflexota bacterium genome:
- a CDS encoding DUF2029 domain-containing protein, with translation DFLARWMGAHKWLLEGLSPYDPQVSLATQEMIYGRPADPAKDEDIGHFVYPLPSMVFFAPFGVFDYPLARALWMTTLELALAALTLISLRLVAWRPSPWQMALMFLFSVLWYHGARTIIVGQFAAIEALLIAAALLFILREQDGLAGFLLALGVAKPQMLYLILPFILLWAYSQRRFRLIWGFLVSSALIFVISLAFIPNWPVQMIWQMLDYPEYSDRIGSLISIITSPLPGIQPQLNAALWIFLWGYLLVEWVLAWKKGPRWFLWTAAMTLVLTNFLTARAATTNYVMMIPALILIFRVWVERWGKKGQAVVWGVMAVALVGLWVLFIQTVQGNLEQPAMYVPLPLFCLLGLWWVRWWFVRSAFLPAEEI, from the coding sequence GATTTTCTGGCGCGCTGGATGGGGGCGCACAAGTGGCTGCTGGAAGGGCTTAGCCCTTACGATCCGCAGGTAAGTTTGGCTACGCAAGAAATGATCTATGGCCGCCCGGCAGACCCGGCCAAAGATGAAGATATTGGGCACTTTGTATATCCGCTGCCTTCGATGGTATTCTTCGCCCCCTTCGGCGTGTTCGATTACCCGCTTGCCCGCGCTTTGTGGATGACCACCCTGGAGCTTGCTCTGGCCGCACTGACGCTGATCAGCTTGCGGCTGGTGGCGTGGCGTCCCTCACCCTGGCAAATGGCGCTTATGTTCCTCTTCAGTGTGCTATGGTATCACGGCGCGCGCACCATCATTGTGGGCCAGTTTGCAGCCATAGAAGCCTTGCTGATCGCTGCCGCGCTCCTGTTTATTTTACGTGAACAAGATGGACTGGCCGGGTTCCTTTTAGCCCTCGGTGTGGCGAAGCCGCAAATGCTGTATCTGATTCTGCCGTTTATTCTGTTGTGGGCTTATTCGCAGCGGCGTTTTCGTTTGATCTGGGGGTTTTTGGTTAGCTCTGCGTTGATATTTGTGATCTCATTGGCCTTCATCCCCAACTGGCCTGTGCAAATGATCTGGCAGATGCTGGATTACCCGGAATATTCCGACCGCATCGGTTCGTTGATTTCCATTATCACATCACCGTTACCGGGGATTCAACCCCAACTCAATGCTGCGTTGTGGATATTCTTGTGGGGATATTTGCTGGTGGAGTGGGTATTAGCCTGGAAGAAAGGGCCGCGCTGGTTCTTGTGGACTGCGGCAATGACACTGGTATTAACCAATTTTCTTACCGCCCGCGCCGCGACCACAAATTATGTCATGATGATCCCTGCGCTGATTCTGATTTTCAGGGTTTGGGTGGAGCGTTGGGGGAAGAAGGGACAGGCTGTAGTCTGGGGAGTGATGGCCGTGGCTCTGGTTGGTTTATGGGTTTTATTTATCCAAACAGTGCAAGGGAATCTGGAGCAGCCCGCTATGTATGTCCCTTTGCCTCTGTTCTGTCTTTTGGGCCTGTGGTGGGTGCGTTGGTGGTTCGTGCGCTCGGCATTTTTACCCGCCGAAGAAATCTAG
- a CDS encoding class I SAM-dependent methyltransferase produces MLEEAHHSLHTLENDHFWYVGARAVYRTLLNLGLGNGHPSLRIIEVGCGSGGNFNLLESYGPTVGVEVSSLALSLIARPPALGLVQASADALPFAAGSFDGVALFGLIEHMPDDLLTLQEARRMCRSRGCVVLLTSAFPFLWFTTMKLTCIGAGIIAGSWCKS; encoded by the coding sequence ATGTTAGAAGAAGCGCATCATAGCCTCCATACGTTGGAGAACGATCATTTTTGGTATGTGGGCGCACGCGCCGTATATCGAACTTTGTTGAATCTTGGGCTGGGAAACGGCCATCCTTCGCTACGGATAATTGAGGTGGGCTGTGGTTCTGGCGGCAATTTCAATTTACTCGAAAGCTATGGTCCTACGGTTGGCGTCGAAGTTTCGTCCCTGGCCCTGAGCCTGATTGCCCGGCCGCCAGCGTTGGGTCTGGTGCAAGCCAGCGCCGACGCTTTGCCGTTTGCCGCGGGCAGTTTTGATGGTGTGGCGTTGTTTGGCCTGATCGAGCACATGCCAGATGATTTGCTGACTTTGCAAGAAGCCCGGCGCATGTGCCGCTCCCGCGGGTGTGTGGTCTTGCTGACGAGCGCTTTTCCTTTCTTGTGGTTCACCACGATGAAGCTAACTTGCATCGGCGCCGGTATTATCGCCGGGAGTTGGTGCAAAAGTTGA
- a CDS encoding SAM-dependent methyltransferase, whose protein sequence is MKPNKRESASFRDPSGFLFWQDGALFRQVNRAYQADYDLLIESSLYQNLVNDGLLIPHQEVDVEPYDAENVYRIIHPERIAFISYPYEWSFGQLNAAALLTLAIQQRALAHGMSLKDSSAYNIQFWRGKPVLIDTLSFEKYKEGLPWVAYRQFCQHFLAPLALMSYRDVRLSQLLRIYIDGIPLDLASRLLPLRTRLNFPLLTHIHIHAAAQQRYAGQKVELDQPRREVSKTGILGILGSLEAIIQKLTWQPAGTAWVDYGVTHNYSESSLEHKKKIVGSFLSRIAPENVWDMGANTGVFSRLSSQRGIPTLAWDIDPGAVELNYQQGVAENDENLLPLLLDLTNPSPNLGWQNRERLSIQERGSVDMVLALALVHHLAIANNIPLDQIARFFANLGTWLVIEFVPKSDSQTQKLLAAREDI, encoded by the coding sequence ATGAAACCGAATAAACGTGAATCAGCTTCCTTCCGAGATCCGAGCGGCTTTCTCTTTTGGCAGGATGGCGCGCTGTTTCGGCAGGTGAATCGGGCTTATCAAGCCGATTATGATTTGCTGATCGAGTCAAGCTTGTACCAAAACCTGGTGAATGATGGTTTACTAATTCCCCATCAGGAGGTGGATGTTGAGCCTTACGATGCCGAGAATGTCTATCGAATCATTCACCCTGAGCGAATCGCATTTATATCTTATCCATACGAATGGAGTTTCGGGCAATTAAATGCGGCGGCATTGCTCACGCTGGCTATTCAGCAGCGCGCCCTGGCACATGGCATGTCGCTGAAAGATAGCAGCGCCTATAATATTCAATTCTGGCGCGGCAAACCGGTTTTGATCGATACGCTTTCTTTTGAGAAATATAAAGAGGGCTTGCCCTGGGTTGCCTATCGACAGTTTTGCCAACACTTTTTGGCGCCGCTGGCGTTGATGAGTTATCGAGATGTGCGTTTGAGTCAATTGCTGCGAATCTATATCGACGGCATTCCCCTTGATTTAGCCAGCCGCCTTTTGCCGCTGCGCACGCGTTTAAATTTCCCTTTGTTAACTCATATACATATCCATGCGGCGGCCCAACAAAGATATGCCGGACAAAAGGTGGAGCTTGACCAGCCTCGCCGGGAAGTCAGCAAAACAGGCATTTTGGGAATTCTTGGCAGCCTGGAAGCCATCATCCAAAAACTAACCTGGCAACCTGCGGGAACTGCCTGGGTGGATTATGGTGTGACTCATAATTATTCTGAATCTTCGCTTGAGCATAAAAAGAAAATAGTAGGCTCATTTTTGAGCCGCATAGCGCCAGAGAATGTTTGGGATATGGGCGCCAACACCGGAGTTTTTAGCCGCCTCTCCAGCCAACGCGGTATTCCCACACTGGCATGGGATATTGACCCCGGCGCTGTTGAATTGAATTATCAGCAGGGCGTGGCGGAAAATGATGAAAATTTGCTTCCGCTGCTTCTCGATCTGACCAACCCCAGCCCAAACCTTGGCTGGCAGAATCGTGAGCGCCTCTCTATTCAGGAACGCGGCTCTGTCGATATGGTGTTGGCATTGGCATTGGTTCACCATTTAGCCATTGCGAATAATATTCCGCTTGACCAGATTGCGCGCTTTTTTGCCAACTTGGGGACATGGTTGGTGATTGAGTTTGTCCCCAAAAGCGACTCTCAAACGCAAAAGTTATTGGCTGCGCGTGAAGATATTTT
- a CDS encoding methyltransferase domain-containing protein has translation ELPPADRISLIDVLYLIPYPEQERLLESAVARLNPGGKLLLKEMSQHPRWKFAWNWLEEWLAVRVMGITFGEHFYFRTEQDWQETLQNLGLKVKIVYLDQGYLHPHILFVGEKV, from the coding sequence GAATTGCCGCCCGCCGACCGGATTAGCTTGATCGATGTTCTTTACCTGATTCCATACCCTGAGCAAGAGCGTCTGCTGGAAAGCGCCGTCGCCCGCTTGAACCCGGGCGGCAAATTACTGCTCAAGGAGATGAGCCAACATCCCCGCTGGAAGTTTGCCTGGAACTGGCTGGAAGAATGGCTGGCCGTACGCGTGATGGGCATCACATTTGGCGAGCATTTTTATTTTCGCACAGAGCAAGATTGGCAAGAAACCCTGCAAAATCTGGGTTTGAAGGTTAAAATCGTTTATCTGGATCAGGGTTATTTGCATCCCCATATATTATTTGTTGGCGAGAAAGTTTGA
- a CDS encoding ChbG/HpnK family deacetylase, protein MKKSLEQKKDSTTKLIINADDFGWTDGHNLAVEQAHVKGILTRASLMCTGTGFREAVEMARRLPELGVGVHLTLNEGLPLLPPQQLPNLTRPDGHFHDSLRALIERNVQGYLQTDEALAEWRAQIECALSAGITITHLDAHKHVHMLPPLRSAMIVLAQEYQIEYVRLPLEKFSLSAVQRGPGWAGLWLLAWIARRHFVEAGLQFADTFVGVAVSGAMTQTRLQKAIASAQGVTEIMVHPAVITPAVAQLQHQYRWAAQYRFEEELNALIHAGSVKV, encoded by the coding sequence TTGAAAAAATCATTGGAACAAAAAAAAGATAGCACAACTAAACTCATTATCAACGCTGATGATTTTGGTTGGACCGATGGGCATAATCTGGCTGTGGAGCAAGCGCATGTGAAGGGGATTCTCACTCGTGCCTCGTTGATGTGTACGGGGACGGGTTTTCGTGAAGCGGTTGAGATGGCGCGGCGTTTGCCTGAACTCGGGGTGGGGGTGCATTTAACATTGAATGAAGGCCTACCCCTGTTGCCGCCACAACAATTGCCAAACCTCACAAGACCGGATGGTCATTTCCATGATTCCCTGCGGGCGTTGATCGAACGCAATGTGCAGGGCTACTTGCAAACGGATGAAGCTCTCGCCGAGTGGCGCGCCCAAATTGAGTGTGCCTTGAGCGCGGGCATTACCATCACCCATTTGGACGCGCACAAGCATGTTCACATGTTGCCTCCGCTGCGCAGCGCGATGATTGTTTTGGCTCAGGAATATCAGATCGAGTATGTGCGCTTGCCTCTTGAAAAATTCTCTCTCTCTGCTGTTCAGCGCGGGCCGGGTTGGGCAGGTTTGTGGCTGTTAGCCTGGATTGCGCGCAGGCATTTTGTAGAGGCCGGGCTTCAATTTGCCGATACATTTGTCGGCGTTGCAGTGAGCGGCGCGATGACGCAAACACGACTTCAGAAAGCAATCGCCAGCGCGCAGGGCGTTACCGAGATTATGGTGCATCCGGCGGTAATTACCCCGGCTGTTGCCCAGCTTCAGCACCAATATCGCTGGGCGGCCCAATATCGATTTGAGGAAGAATTGAATGCGCTGATCCACGCTGGAAGTGTGAAAGTTTAA
- a CDS encoding glycosyltransferase family 2 protein, giving the protein MTISSLGLFFPMYNERKSIEKFIGHIEQEVSQIGIDDYEILLVDDGSRDGCDQIVAEWAQRNPHVRMVQHEQNQGYGAALRTGFLESRKAVVFYTDTDLPADIADLERALPLMAEADLVIGYRVERHETLRRAIYSRIYNFLMRLFFDVHVRDVNFSFKVVRREVLDKIQLTATSVFIDGQLLAEARRYGFAIAEIPIEYTPREFGVSNFDSFQAAWSTLTEMVIYLLKKSQKP; this is encoded by the coding sequence ATGACGATTTCTAGCCTGGGGTTGTTTTTCCCCATGTACAATGAGCGAAAAAGTATTGAAAAATTTATAGGCCATATTGAACAAGAAGTTTCGCAAATAGGGATCGATGATTATGAGATTTTACTGGTAGACGATGGCAGCCGCGATGGCTGTGATCAGATCGTTGCCGAATGGGCGCAACGCAACCCGCATGTGCGTATGGTGCAGCATGAACAGAATCAGGGGTATGGCGCTGCGCTGCGCACCGGCTTTCTGGAAAGCCGCAAAGCGGTTGTGTTTTATACCGATACGGATTTGCCCGCCGATATCGCCGATCTGGAGCGGGCGCTGCCATTGATGGCTGAGGCGGACCTGGTGATTGGCTACCGGGTTGAACGCCATGAAACTTTGCGACGGGCAATTTATTCGCGCATCTACAATTTTCTAATGCGTTTGTTTTTCGACGTGCATGTACGGGATGTGAACTTTTCTTTCAAGGTAGTGCGTCGTGAAGTTTTGGATAAAATCCAGCTGACCGCGACTTCGGTATTTATCGATGGTCAGCTATTGGCCGAAGCCCGGCGCTATGGTTTTGCGATTGCTGAAATTCCGATTGAATACACGCCGCGCGAATTTGGTGTTTCAAATTTCGATAGTTTTCAGGCAGCCTGGTCAACCCTGACTGAGATGGTTATCTATTTGCTAAAAAAGTCCCAAAAGCCATAA